The Thiorhodovibrio frisius genome segment CCCGCAATCTCTCCTGACACCCTCGTTGAGCCTGACCGATGTCTGCTGCTAGCTGTCGGTCGTTTGGCTCTTCAGAAGGACTTCCCCATGCTGATCGGGGCGTTCGCAACGTTGGCGCCGGACTTTCCAACATGGGACATGTTCATCCTTGGCGAAGGCTCGGAGCGTCCCCGCCTTGAAGCCCAAATCGAGCAAGCCGGTTTGGGGGGGCGCGTGCATCTGCCCGGACGCGTCGGGAATCTGGGCAGGTGGTATGAGCGTGCCCAGTTGTTCGCGCTTACTTCGCGGTTCGAGGGGTTTCCCAATGTGCTGCTCGAGGCGATGGCCCACGGCTTGCCGGTTGTGAGTCTCGATTGCCAAGCTGGACCCGCGGACTTGATCCACGACGGGGTCAATGGATTTTTGGTTCATCCATCAAACGCGTTGCTTGGCTTGATCTCCCGGTTGCGGGAGCTAATGGAAGATCCACCCTTGCGTCACCGTCTGGGCCTGCGTGCGCGGGAGGTCCGGGAGCGCTTCGCGCTTGCGAAGATTGCTCGGCAGTGGGAAGCCTTGTTCGCTCCCGAACGAGCCGGGCATCGGAGCGGCAATCATTCGCGGGATAATGACTGATGTGCGGTATCACCGGCTATTGGCACCCTGATCGCTGCGATGCGGCAATCGCCGAGCGGATGTCGGTCGCGATCCAGGCGCGCGGTCCCGATAGCCGCGGCGTGTGGTGCGATCACAAGGCGGGTCTCGCCCTGGCGCATCGACGCTTGGCGGTTTTGGACTTGTCCCCGGCCGGCCATCAGCCGATGGTGTCCCCCTGTAAGCGTTACGCGTTGACCTACAACGGCGAGATTTACAATAACCTGGATATCCGCCGTGAATTGGAGTGTGTCGGTGGTTACTTTGACTGGCGCGGTCACTCCGACACCGAGACTCTTCTGGCCGCGTTGCGGCATTGGGGTGTGCCAGTTGCCCTGGAGCGACTCAATGGGATGTTTGCCTTCGCGCTCTGGGATGCCCGGGAGCGCTTGCTGTATCTCGCGCGGGACCGCATGGGCGAGAAGCCTTTGTACTACGGACATTATGGGAAGGCTTTCCTGTTCGGCTCGGAACTGAAGGCACTCCGTGCTTACTCGGGCTGGCAAGGCATGATTGACCGCGATGCCTTGACGTTGTATCTGCGACACAACTATGTACCCACTCCCTGGAGCATTTATCGCGGCATCGCCAAGTTGCCGCCGGCACACTATGTGGTGATCCGCGAAGGGGGCCGGAGCATTGGCAAGCCCCGGTGCTATTGGAGTCTTGCCACTGTCGCGGAAGCCGGCACGGTCGAGGCCGGAGCGGCCGAGCTAACTGACGAATTGGACGCCCTGCTAACGGATGCGGTAAAGCGACGCATGGCATCTGACGTGCCGCTCGGCGCTTTTCTGTCTGGCGGGTACGACTCAACCATGGTGACCGCGCTAATGCAGGCCCAGAGCCAGCGGCCAGTGCGCACCTTTTCCATCGGTTTTCACGAGGCCGCCTACGACGAATCGCGGCACGCCAAGAAGGTGGCCGCGCACCTTGGCACCGACCACACCGAATTGCTCGTTAGCCCGGAACAGGCGCTGGCGGTGGTACCCAAGCTGCCTTTTATTTATGATGAACCATTCGCCGATTCGTCCCAGATTCCGACCTTTCTCGTCAGCCAGCTTGCCCGGCGTCATGTCACGGTCGCGCTTTCGGGCGACGGAGGCGATGAGCTGTTCTGCGGCTATAACCGCTATGTGCTGGGCTACCAAGTTTGGCGCTTCCTGCAACTGCTGCCAAACCCACTGCGCCGCGCCATCGCGGCGATGTTTCGACGCGCGCCTGGGCATGCGTTGGATTCCTTGCAGCGATTGTTGCCCCGGCGGCTGAGAGTCCCGCAGCTGGCGGACCGCTTGCCAAAGTTGGCGGACGTGCTGGCCCATCGGAATGGACCGTCCTTTTATCGGGGTCTTGTGTCCCACGCCAAACAACCCGACCAGATTGTGATTGGCGCGCGCGAACCTGAGGGTATCCTCGCCCGCGCCGGCGGTTTTCCCCAGTTGGCCGACCCGCGTGAGTGGATGATGTTGATGGATTCGGTGACTTATCTGCCCGATGACATTCTCACCAAGGTTGACCGGGCTAGCATGGCGGTGAGCCTCGAGGCGCGAGTTCCGCTGTTGGATCACCGGGTGGTCGAGTTCGCCCTGCGCCTGCCCATCGGCTACAAATTCCGCAAGGGCCAGGGGAAATGGCTTTTGCGACAAGTGCTCGATCGCTACGTGCCGCGCCCGTTGATGAATCGCCCGAAGATGGGGTTCGGCGTGCCCATCGAGCATTGGCTCCGAGGCCCCTTGCGAGGCTGGGCGGAAGACCTCTTGAACGAAACGCGGTTGCGCAATGACGGCTTCCTCGACCCGCAACCCATTCGCGAGATGTGGCGGGAGCACCAGTCCGGCGCGCGCCGCTGGCATTATCATCTTTGGGATGTGCTGATGTTTCAGGCATGGCTCAGGGAAACGGGCCACCACTAACATGATCAGTGGGGCGCGCAAGGGGGCATGGCCATGACGCGTTTACTGTTTGTTGTGTCTGAAGACTGGTTTTTCGTGTCCCATCGCTTGCATCTGGCGCAAACCGCCATCCAGGAGGGTTTTCAGGTCGCTCTTCTCACCCGGATTGCCGACCAGCGGGCGAAAATTGAACAGGCTGGGGTAACCGTGTTCGACTGGCAACTGGAGCGAGGCTCGCGTAACCCCCTGTTGGAGTTCAAGGCATTGATTGGGCTTGTGCGGGCAATGCGCGCTTTTCGTCCGGATTTGATTCATGCGGTCGCCATGCAGCCAGTGCTTCACGCGACTGCGGGTGCTTGGCTCACCGGCGTCCGCCGTCGGGTGCTCGCGCTCAGCGGACTTGGGTTTGTGTTTTCCTCGGCCAAGCTCCGCGCGCGGCTGTTGCGCCCCCCGTTGAGCGCCGCCTTGAGGCTGGCGTTGAATGGGGAGCACACCCGTTTGATCTTGCAGAATCCCGACGATTGTCGCGTGCTCGTCGACGCGAAGGTGGCGCGTCCTGGATGCATTCGCATGATCCGCAGCTCGGGCGTGGATACCTCCGTGTTCCTGCCAGGAACCGGACAGCCGTCGACACCATTGGTTATCCTGCCGGGAAGGATGCTGTGGGACAAGGGTGTGGGTGAGTTCGTCAGCTGTGCCCGGGCGTTGAAGGCAGCGAAGGTACCGGCTCGTTTCGCGTTGGTGGGTGATCCGGATCTCCGAAATCCGGAGTCGGTGCCCTTGGCGCGGCTTCATCAGTGGGTCGACGAGGGTGTCGTGGAATGGTGGGGGCGCCGCGCGGATATGCCCGCCGTGCTGGCACAGGCCGATATCGTCTGCCTGCCATCCTACCGGGAGGGATTGCCGCTGGCGCTGCTGGAGGCAGCAAGCTGCGGCCTGCCGATCGTCACTTTCGATGTACCCGGATGCCGTGAGGCCGTCGAGCACGGCAGAACGGGGTTTCTGGTGCCCTTCGGCGACCAGGGAATGCTCAACGAGGCCATTGCGTCCCTCCTTGCCGATGAATCAATGCGCCGCGGCTTTGGCGACGCTGGCCGGGATAAAGTGTTGAGAGAATTCACGCGAGAGCGCGTCGCGCGGGAGACCTTGGCGGTTTGGAAGGAGGTGTTGGGCTTGCCGTGAAAAGGCAGGTTTCACCCGCCGGAGTGGCGGGGGCCATGAGGTAGATAAAGACCCAAAGCGGAATCAGATCGATGGAGTTGAGCGCGCATTGCCGAGGCACACCCTGAATTAAAAAAAAAACGATCTAGCACAAATGTCTCTCGCTGTCATATCGCTGCAAGGCTGTGCCATATTTGATAACGTGCCCGGTCGGTCGCGATCCAACCTCGCGCCCGCATCGATCAAACGTGATCCAACAGAGAAATCCGGTGAAAGTCATTCTTTCAGTTGACCCGATCAAATTTCCGCTCACGGGAATTGGACGCTACACTGACGAGCTGGCAAAGGGTCTGCAACGGGCGGAGCTTGAGGGGCTGCGGTTCTTGCGTGGGACGAAACTGGTCTCCTCGGTCCCCGCGCTCCATCCCGCCAAGGCCATGGCGAGCATGCCCGCTTGGCTGCGGCTGGCGCAAAAAAGCCGTCTCACCGTTGCCGCCTATCGCGGGCTCGGCGCCTGGCGCAAAGCCCGATCACTCAGAGGATTCGAGGACCATCTGTTTCACGGCCCCAACTACTACCTGCCGCCATTCGCTGGCAGGAGCGTGGTGACCATTCACGATCTTTCGCCCTATCAATGGCCCCAGTGCCACCCACCGGAGCGAGTGCGCTTCATGCGCGCGGAAATCGAGCGTTCCTTGGAGCGCGCAACCGCCTTGATCACGGATGCCGAGCACACCCGTCTAGAGGTCGCGCGCTACTTCGGCTGGCCCATGGAAAAGATTCACGCAATTCCCCTGGCCAGCTCCCCGGATTTCCGCCCGCGCTCGGAGCAGCCGGGAAAGGATTTTGCGCGCCTGCTTTCCGCCCTCGACATAAAGCCCGATCAATATACCCTGTTTACCGGCACAATCGAACCACGAAAAAACCTTGGCGTTTTGTTGGATGCCTATTCCCGTTTGCCGGATGCGACACGCCAGCGTTGGCCGCTCGTCATTATCGGCTACCGCGGCTGGGGCAGCGCCCAACTGCACGCGCGTTTGCAAGACGCGCAACGTGCCGGTTGGCTGCGCTATCTCGGCTATCTTCCCCAGGAGAGCTTGGTCGCCATCATGGCCGGCGCGCGGCTTTTCGTGTATCCCTCCCTCTACGAGGGCTTTGGTCTGCCGGTACTCGAAGCCATGGCTAGTGGCGTTCCCGTCGTTTGCTCCAACGCCTCGACTCTGCCAGAGGTCGCTGGCGACGCCGCCGCCTACCATGCGCCGAATGACACCGACGCACTGAGGGATCTCATTCTCAGCGGTCTGGAAGATGAACAATGGCGCGCCGCAGCGCGCGATGCTGGGCTCAAGCAGGCCGGCGCCTTTTCCTGGCACCGATGCGTCAAGAGTACAATTGCAGTCTATCGCCAGGTCGCGTCCGAATCATGAAAGGCCAGCGTGCATGAGGGTTTTGAATGTCTATCGCACCTATTTTCCGGATCCCCCCGGAGGCATGCAGGAAGCCATTCGGCAGATCTGCCTAAGCACCAGCAGGCTCGGTGTCCAAAACAGCGTTTTCACCCTATCGCCAAATCCAGCGCCAGGGCGAATTGATCGTCCCGAGGCCCAGGTGGTGCGTCAGCGGTCCTGGGCGGCGCCAGCCTCATGCGATCTCGGCGGACTGCAAGCGGTCAAAACCTTTCGCGCCCTGGTCGCTGAAGCCGACGTGGTGCATTACTTTTTTCCCTGGCCATTCGCTGATATTTTGCGCGAGCTCGCCCCGCGCAGGCCCTCGGTCTTGACCTACATTTCCGACGTCGTCCGGCAGAAATGGCTGGGACGACTCTATGAACCCTTGATGTTGCGCACCTTGCGCGGCATGGACGCTGTTGTCTGCAATTCGCCCGCTTACGCGCGAACTAGCCCGGTACTGCAAGATCCAGCCATCGCCGAGCGTCTGCGCATGATTCCCTTGGGCATCGAGGAAAGTTGCTACCCGACGCAATCGGACGCGGGCCTCTTCGCGCGTCTCGCCATCGAGCCATCCGAGCCCTTTGTGTTGTTTCTCGGGGTGCTTCGTTATTACAAAGGCTTACAATTCTTGCTTGAGGCCTGCCGCAACCTGCCTGGCAAGCTTGTCATCGCCGGTTTCGGTCCAGAAGCGGCACGGGTGCGCGGGCAAGCTCGGCGCATGCGACTCGATCAGGTCAAATTCGCCGGTCACGTCACCGATAGCGAAAAAGTCGCCCTACTAAAGGCCTGTCGCGGGCTCGTACTCCCCTCGCACTTGCGCTCGGAAGCCTATGGCATGGTTCTCGTCGAGGCCAGCATGCACGGCAAGCCCATGGTCAGTTGCGAGATCGGCACCGGCACATCCTTCGTCAACCAGCACGGAAAAACCGGCTTTGTCGTTCCGCCGGAATCGCCCGAGGCGCTGGCCGGCGCCATGCGGCGCCTGCTCACTGACAGCGCCTTGGCCGCGCGGCTTGGGCGCAACGCCCGCCAACGCTACGACGCGCTCTTCTCGGGCGACACGCTCGGTCGAGCCTACGCGACACTTTACTCAGAGATTGCCAAGGGCGCGCTCACTCCCGGCGCTCCAGCACAGGATACCCCTCGCTAGCGCAGAGCGCGTCGCGTTCGGCCTCCTTGAGGTCCTCTCGCATCATTTCCTCGACCAGCTCATCAAACGCGATACGCGGGGACCAGCCCAGCTCGACGCGCGCTCGGCTGGGATCGCCGAGCAGGGTCTCAACCTCCGCTGGGCGAAAGTAGCGTGGGTCAACCGCGACAATGCAGTTGCCACCGTCGGTGTTGTAGCCTTTTTCCTCCGCGCCATGGCCTTCCCACCGAATCTCGATCCCGATGGACCGCGCGGCCGTTTCAACAAACTGCCGAACCGAATATTGCGTTCCGGTCGCAATGACATAATCCTGCGGGCTTTCCTGCTGAAGCATCAACCACTGCATTTCGACATAATCGCGGGCATGGCCCCAGTCCCGCTTGGCGTCCAGATTGCCCAGATATAGTCGCTCCTGCATGCCGAGCTTGATGCGCGCCAACGCCCGGGTGATCTTGCGGGTAACGAAGGTCTCACCGCGCAAGGGGCTCTCGTGGTTGAACAAAATGCCATTGCAGGCGTACAAGCCGTATGCCTCACGATAATTCACTGTGATCCAGTAGGCATAAAGTTTTGCCACGGCGTAGGGTGAGCGGGGATAAAAGGGCGTTGTTTCGGTCTGGGGAACCTCTTGCACCTTGCCATAAAGCTCGGACGTGGAGGCTTGGTAAAACCGGGTTTTTTGCTCCAGACCCAGAATCCGGATCGCTTCCAGCAGGCGCAAGGTTCCAACCGCGTCGGAATTCGCTGTGTATTCTGGTTCCTCGAAGCTGACCGCGACATGACTTTGGGCCGCCAGGTTATAAAGCTCGTCGGGCCGAACCTGCTGCATGATGCGAATGAGACTGGACGAATCAGTCAGATCCCCATGGTGCAAAATGAACCGCCGATCAGGCTCGTGCGGCCCTTGATATAGGTGATCGATCCGGTCCGTGTTGAACAAAGAGCTTCGTCTCTTGATTCCGTGGACTTCATAGCCTTTCGATAGCAGGAATTCCGCTAGGTAGGCGCCATCCTGACCGGTGACACCGGTGATAAGAGCTTTTTTCATTTCGACTATGTCAGTTCGTCTCAGTGTGGTTGCGTTTACAGTCAGCGCCTCTTGGCACGCGAATACTCTGCCCGGCGGCCTCGCGGAAGACCAAGCTGGGTGCGGCCTTGGGGCAACGTCCAAGGGCAGGTGTGCATGAGCGTTGTCAAAGTCAGGCCGTCACTAAATTAAGCAATCGAGCCACAGGATAAGATCCGCCAAAATACCACAGATGGTGGCCTTCATCGGCCACCGACCCAGCGAAGCTCGGCTGAAAGGGCTGCTTGCGCCCGTGTTCACAAGCCCGCATCCCAGCCAGAACCCGTGCAGTTAGGTGCGAGCTCCATGCTGGGCGAGCGTCCCGGCGCTGAAACGGGGTATGCTACCACCTAATGCCGTGGGAAGGAGCCTGGCCGAGCGTGGGGCATTACCGAGATGTCTTCGACCTCGCGCGCAACAGTCCATTGCAACGAAAAATCCGCTGCAAGCAGTCCCGCGAACAATCACCAATCACTAATCACCAGCCCGAGCAATATGAAACGCGCACTTATCTTTGGAGTCTCCGGACAGGATGGCGCCTACCTCGCCAAGTTACTGCTTGAGAAAGGCTATCAGGTTACTGGCACCTCGCGGGATGCCGAGTTGTCCAGCTTCGCCAATCTCGGCCAACTTGGCATTCGCGACCAAGTGCGCTGCATCTCCGCCGCCATCAACGACTTCCGCAGCACCCTGACCGCCATCACCCAGGCCGAGCCGGATGAAATCTACAATCTCGCCAGTCAAAGCTCCGTTGGCTTATCCTTCCACCAACCGGCTGAAACCCACGAGAGCATCAATCTCGGCACCTTGAACCTGCTCGAGGCCCTGCGTTTTGTTGGTCGGCCAATCCGCTTCTACAACGCATCCTCCAGCGAATGTTTTGGCGACACCGGCGCCACCCCCGCCACCGAGGATACGCCTTTTCGCCCACGCAGCCCCTACGCCGTGGCCAAGGCCGCGGCCTATTGGCAGGTCGCCAACTACCGCGAAGCCTATGACCTCTTCGCGTGCTCCGGAATCCTGTTCAATCACGAATCCCCCTTGCGCCCGGTGCGCTTCGTCACCCGCAAAATTATCGCAACCGCCTGTCGCATTGCCGCCGGGGCCGATGAAATTCTCAGCGTCGGCAACACCGACATCATCCGCGACTGGGGCTGGGCGCCCGAATATGTCGATGCCATGTGGCGCATGCTCCAGCAGGATCAGCCCGATGATTACCTTATCGCCACCGGCCACTCGTGCAGTCTCAATGACTTGATCGCCGAAACCTTCGCCGCGCTCGACCTCGACTGGCGCGATCACGTTCGTGTCGATCGCAGTCTCTACCGTCCCACCGACCTGCTCCGCAGCCGCGCGGATCCCGGCAAAGCCGCCGCGCGTCTCAACTGGCGAGCCGCGATGCGCGTGCCAGAGATTGTTCGTGCCATGATCATCGCCGAGCAACACGACAGCCATTGAGTACCAATAAGCACACAAGCCGGAAGGGCACGAACCATTACAAACCGAACTGGTTGGTTCTATCGTGCCGACTGCGCGCCCAAGTGCGGTTCCGCGCGAAGCATCCCCGGGGCGCGGTGGTGACGATGCACCTGGTTTAGGCCTGGTCCGTTTAGCCTCCGTACGGGCTAATCCTCGATTCCAGCTCCGCGCTTTAGATTCGTGATCAGGTTGATATCCTTGCCGAGCGAGGATTGCCATCGACTCATCACGTCCTTGATACTCTGATTATTTCTCAAGGAGCTTTGTGGATTGTGTGTAAGGATCTGGAAGCTATATTCGCGATGGACATCGGTGTATTTGTCCTGTAGCAGTATCGCATCGATTAGCTCCGGCTCGGTGGATGGGCGCACGGGGAATCCGGTGTGGCTTTCCAGCGCATCCGCTGGCCGGATGGTCGCGAAATAATCGCAAAATACTTCATACTGCAAATCACCCTTGGCGTAGGGTGCTAGGTGCGTATCCTTCCCTTTGTAAACATCGTAGCCGATGGCGAATAGAAACCCAATTAGATCGTGGTAGGAATATTTCCCCCGAAGACAAAAAACATTCGACTCGAAAATAATTTCAGGCGAATGCTTGCGAAGGACGCTTTCCGCCCCTTGCAATGCCTCTAGCTCCGAGCCCTCGATGTCCATCTTGATGACATCCACCTTACCGATATCGTGTTCGTTGCAGAAATCGTCCAGACTAACTGACTCGATTTGCGCATCCCCAGACTCGATAATATGGGCCCAGGCGCTATTACCGCCGAAGTTCACGGTTCCGCTATTGCGCCAAACGGCTTTCTTGTGCAAGTCAAGCGAAATGCGAGAGGCATTCGCCGCCTTGACGAGGGAAGCGATATTTTCAGTTAGGATCTCGAAGGCATGAACATTCGCGCCTTTCGTGGCGACAGGTATGCACACAGTTCCGATGTTTGCCCCTAAATCAAAAAACACCGACTTGCTCGAGCACATGTTGTATGTTAGCCTTGCAACAGATAAAAAACCGCCCGATTTAGCCACCTGCTCCTCATAAATATCCTGCCCAGGGTCGACATCAAGATAATAAATTGCATTGTCAGGCGTCAAAAATTCAACAAGCCTTTTCATTTGTGTTTTCCGTGCCCGAGATTAACAGTTGTACACGCTAGCGCAGGGACAAATCCCTCCCAGGCAGATTGCGCTGCGGCACCCTCCCCTGCGCGAGGCCAATTTCTTGCCTAGGTCGGTGGAGTCGCGTCTAATGACCGCCCTGGCATCTGCCGGCGCGACCATGCCGCAATCCTAACAGACGCTGTCATGCCCGCGCTACCAACAAGGCGCGGACTTGGCGGACAAACGTGAGCACCATATCCGGGATAAAGTGGTGCTTCAGCCACCAAATAGCTGCCCGCCCACTTTCCCGCCGAGCGCCATAGCATGAAATTGCCCGTATTATTCGCATTTACTCGGCAGGACTTCATTGACCGCTATTCGGGATCGGTCTTTGGCGCCTTGTGGTCATTTATTCATCCGTTGGTCATGATATTTATTTTTACCGTGGTTTTCGCCAAGATTATGGGGGCGCGTCTCCCTGGCAGCGTGGGTGAATACAATTACCCGGTATATCTTGTCAGCGGGTTGTTGCCATGGATTGCCTTCTCCACGACCATCACCCGCTGTGCGACAGTCTTCATCGACAAGCGCCACATCATTGGCAAGATCTATCTCAACCTGGGCTATTTGCCCCTATACATCGTTTTTTCCGAAACCATCACTTTCACCATCGCCCTCGCGCTATTTTTGGGCTTCTTAGTATTTGTTGGGCAGTGGCCAGGTCAGCTGTTGTTGTTGGTCGGGCTAATCTATCTGCTGCAGCAAATCTTTGCCTTTGGGTTGGGGCTTTTGTTTGCGATTTTGAATGTGTTTCTACGCGACATTCGTGAATTGGTTGGTATTGGCTTGACCTTTTGGTTCTGGCTCACTCCGATCGTTTGGGTGCCCGACATTGCGCCGCGCCTGGTGCAAGATTTGCAGCATTGGCTCAACCCCGCGTACCTATTCATAGGCAGTTATCGCTCCATATTTGTCGATCAGCAATTGCCCGCTAGCTCATCCCTGGCATGGCTTGCCGGCATCGGCTTCGCCGTCGTCGTGTTGGCCTGGCGCCTGCTCCGTTGGCTGGAAAAAGACATTCGCGATTTCCTATGATCGTCGTCGAAAAGCTAACCAAAACGTTCCGGCTCTACCGCCGGCCATCAGATCGGCTGCGGGAGCTGATCCTGCGGCGCGCCTTTCATCACGTGCATCACGTCCTTGATGACGTTTCCTTCGCAGTCAAGGACGGCGAAACCCTCGGCATCATTGGTTGCAATGGCGCTGGGAAATCTACCTTGCTGAAAATACTCACGGGTGTCTTGTTGCCTGATTCCGGGCGCACGCAGGTGTCAGGTCGGGCGACCGGACTGCTTGAACTCGGTACTGGCTTCAACCTTGAGCTGACGGGGCTCGAAAATATACGTGCCAACGCGCTGCTGCTGGGCATGACAGCGGCGCGTGCAAAAAACCGCGAAAGCGCGATTATTGAGTTCGCCGAGCTTGGGGAGTTTATCGCAGAGCCAATCAAGACCTACTCCTCGGGCATGATCATGCGCCTGGCCTTTGCTATCGCCATACACGCAGACCCGGCATGCTTCGTGGTAGATGAAGCGCTGGCGGTGGGCGACGCCTATTTCCAGCAAAAATGCATGGGCGCGCTTCAGCGGTTTCGCAACAAGGGTGGATCGATTGTCTTCGTCTCCCATGATCTTAACGCCATCAAGTTGTTATGCGACAAAGTGTTGGTCCTTGATAACGGGCGGGTGGTCGGGTACGACAAACCGGAGCCGGCGACAAATCTGTACAACCGTATCATTGCCCGCGT includes the following:
- a CDS encoding glycosyltransferase family 4 protein produces the protein MKVILSVDPIKFPLTGIGRYTDELAKGLQRAELEGLRFLRGTKLVSSVPALHPAKAMASMPAWLRLAQKSRLTVAAYRGLGAWRKARSLRGFEDHLFHGPNYYLPPFAGRSVVTIHDLSPYQWPQCHPPERVRFMRAEIERSLERATALITDAEHTRLEVARYFGWPMEKIHAIPLASSPDFRPRSEQPGKDFARLLSALDIKPDQYTLFTGTIEPRKNLGVLLDAYSRLPDATRQRWPLVIIGYRGWGSAQLHARLQDAQRAGWLRYLGYLPQESLVAIMAGARLFVYPSLYEGFGLPVLEAMASGVPVVCSNASTLPEVAGDAAAYHAPNDTDALRDLILSGLEDEQWRAAARDAGLKQAGAFSWHRCVKSTIAVYRQVASES
- a CDS encoding FkbM family methyltransferase, which encodes MKRLVEFLTPDNAIYYLDVDPGQDIYEEQVAKSGGFLSVARLTYNMCSSKSVFFDLGANIGTVCIPVATKGANVHAFEILTENIASLVKAANASRISLDLHKKAVWRNSGTVNFGGNSAWAHIIESGDAQIESVSLDDFCNEHDIGKVDVIKMDIEGSELEALQGAESVLRKHSPEIIFESNVFCLRGKYSYHDLIGFLFAIGYDVYKGKDTHLAPYAKGDLQYEVFCDYFATIRPADALESHTGFPVRPSTEPELIDAILLQDKYTDVHREYSFQILTHNPQSSLRNNQSIKDVMSRWQSSLGKDINLITNLKRGAGIED
- a CDS encoding ABC transporter permease, which codes for MKLPVLFAFTRQDFIDRYSGSVFGALWSFIHPLVMIFIFTVVFAKIMGARLPGSVGEYNYPVYLVSGLLPWIAFSTTITRCATVFIDKRHIIGKIYLNLGYLPLYIVFSETITFTIALALFLGFLVFVGQWPGQLLLLVGLIYLLQQIFAFGLGLLFAILNVFLRDIRELVGIGLTFWFWLTPIVWVPDIAPRLVQDLQHWLNPAYLFIGSYRSIFVDQQLPASSSLAWLAGIGFAVVVLAWRLLRWLEKDIRDFL
- a CDS encoding glycosyltransferase family 4 protein; the protein is MHGGGAERVAALLCNQWASHGHDILLVPTFSGRGECLYPLDYRVRLEFLADRVGTTRRNAGNNIRRLLAMRSMIREFRADAVLSFLTDVNLAVLLATRALGLPVVISERIFPPMMPTGSFSKVMRRLAYPWASHVVMQTQRGADWLAKSVPGSRAVVIANPCVFPIPDAKPAISPDTLVEPDRCLLLAVGRLALQKDFPMLIGAFATLAPDFPTWDMFILGEGSERPRLEAQIEQAGLGGRVHLPGRVGNLGRWYERAQLFALTSRFEGFPNVLLEAMAHGLPVVSLDCQAGPADLIHDGVNGFLVHPSNALLGLISRLRELMEDPPLRHRLGLRAREVRERFALAKIARQWEALFAPERAGHRSGNHSRDND
- a CDS encoding glycosyltransferase, translating into MRVLNVYRTYFPDPPGGMQEAIRQICLSTSRLGVQNSVFTLSPNPAPGRIDRPEAQVVRQRSWAAPASCDLGGLQAVKTFRALVAEADVVHYFFPWPFADILRELAPRRPSVLTYISDVVRQKWLGRLYEPLMLRTLRGMDAVVCNSPAYARTSPVLQDPAIAERLRMIPLGIEESCYPTQSDAGLFARLAIEPSEPFVLFLGVLRYYKGLQFLLEACRNLPGKLVIAGFGPEAARVRGQARRMRLDQVKFAGHVTDSEKVALLKACRGLVLPSHLRSEAYGMVLVEASMHGKPMVSCEIGTGTSFVNQHGKTGFVVPPESPEALAGAMRRLLTDSALAARLGRNARQRYDALFSGDTLGRAYATLYSEIAKGALTPGAPAQDTPR
- the asnB gene encoding asparagine synthase (glutamine-hydrolyzing), coding for MCGITGYWHPDRCDAAIAERMSVAIQARGPDSRGVWCDHKAGLALAHRRLAVLDLSPAGHQPMVSPCKRYALTYNGEIYNNLDIRRELECVGGYFDWRGHSDTETLLAALRHWGVPVALERLNGMFAFALWDARERLLYLARDRMGEKPLYYGHYGKAFLFGSELKALRAYSGWQGMIDRDALTLYLRHNYVPTPWSIYRGIAKLPPAHYVVIREGGRSIGKPRCYWSLATVAEAGTVEAGAAELTDELDALLTDAVKRRMASDVPLGAFLSGGYDSTMVTALMQAQSQRPVRTFSIGFHEAAYDESRHAKKVAAHLGTDHTELLVSPEQALAVVPKLPFIYDEPFADSSQIPTFLVSQLARRHVTVALSGDGGDELFCGYNRYVLGYQVWRFLQLLPNPLRRAIAAMFRRAPGHALDSLQRLLPRRLRVPQLADRLPKLADVLAHRNGPSFYRGLVSHAKQPDQIVIGAREPEGILARAGGFPQLADPREWMMLMDSVTYLPDDILTKVDRASMAVSLEARVPLLDHRVVEFALRLPIGYKFRKGQGKWLLRQVLDRYVPRPLMNRPKMGFGVPIEHWLRGPLRGWAEDLLNETRLRNDGFLDPQPIREMWREHQSGARRWHYHLWDVLMFQAWLRETGHH
- a CDS encoding glycosyltransferase family 4 protein; translation: MTRLLFVVSEDWFFVSHRLHLAQTAIQEGFQVALLTRIADQRAKIEQAGVTVFDWQLERGSRNPLLEFKALIGLVRAMRAFRPDLIHAVAMQPVLHATAGAWLTGVRRRVLALSGLGFVFSSAKLRARLLRPPLSAALRLALNGEHTRLILQNPDDCRVLVDAKVARPGCIRMIRSSGVDTSVFLPGTGQPSTPLVILPGRMLWDKGVGEFVSCARALKAAKVPARFALVGDPDLRNPESVPLARLHQWVDEGVVEWWGRRADMPAVLAQADIVCLPSYREGLPLALLEAASCGLPIVTFDVPGCREAVEHGRTGFLVPFGDQGMLNEAIASLLADESMRRGFGDAGRDKVLREFTRERVARETLAVWKEVLGLP
- the gmd gene encoding GDP-mannose 4,6-dehydratase; protein product: MKKALITGVTGQDGAYLAEFLLSKGYEVHGIKRRSSLFNTDRIDHLYQGPHEPDRRFILHHGDLTDSSSLIRIMQQVRPDELYNLAAQSHVAVSFEEPEYTANSDAVGTLRLLEAIRILGLEQKTRFYQASTSELYGKVQEVPQTETTPFYPRSPYAVAKLYAYWITVNYREAYGLYACNGILFNHESPLRGETFVTRKITRALARIKLGMQERLYLGNLDAKRDWGHARDYVEMQWLMLQQESPQDYVIATGTQYSVRQFVETAARSIGIEIRWEGHGAEEKGYNTDGGNCIVAVDPRYFRPAEVETLLGDPSRARVELGWSPRIAFDELVEEMMREDLKEAERDALCASEGYPVLERRE
- a CDS encoding GDP-mannose 4,6-dehydratase is translated as MKRALIFGVSGQDGAYLAKLLLEKGYQVTGTSRDAELSSFANLGQLGIRDQVRCISAAINDFRSTLTAITQAEPDEIYNLASQSSVGLSFHQPAETHESINLGTLNLLEALRFVGRPIRFYNASSSECFGDTGATPATEDTPFRPRSPYAVAKAAAYWQVANYREAYDLFACSGILFNHESPLRPVRFVTRKIIATACRIAAGADEILSVGNTDIIRDWGWAPEYVDAMWRMLQQDQPDDYLIATGHSCSLNDLIAETFAALDLDWRDHVRVDRSLYRPTDLLRSRADPGKAAARLNWRAAMRVPEIVRAMIIAEQHDSH